The following nucleotide sequence is from Mytilus trossulus isolate FHL-02 chromosome 9, PNRI_Mtr1.1.1.hap1, whole genome shotgun sequence.
tacagaGTGGAAGGACACCATTAATGTTTGCCGCTGAGAGAGGACACCTAAAGGTGGTAACGTACCTCATCACTCACGGCAGTCAGTTAGAGGCCAGAGACACCGTggtaatgatagatataatcatcttactctgaccaaacatcattttatacagaatctacacaaaatcatgttgttaatcagacagatttaatggacaacaaatatttgttagaattatataaagtggagtctcattttattcataacaCAGAACAGAATCAGatagtaaaggttttattttgtttcctgacaaaaaattattttgtaaacatctgattttaatgagaagttgatgagaacaagttgtgttaacatctttagtcagataatgttaattctatagatctaatgtaaaacatcttttaaaaataacaaatacttgacagaattatttaaagtggggtcttatttttcttgtctcttcgtactgaatcagaaaatataacttgtttctatgtttcttgacattttttttttttttaatttgatcattcttcttaacatgcttaatcattgttaatcagacagatttaatggacaacaaatatttgacagaattatataaagtggggtctcatttaaattttcttgtccagctgagtccattgatataaatattgtttatgtttcttgaaaaaacttattatttttaacctgacagttctgatggaagttctgacatctcacaataaaacatgttgtttatttgttgtttatgtagaatataaataaaagtgtgactggtcattttcttcagttttgaccactgattcatgtgatatatattttgtttatatttattacacaacatggtccagtttatgacacaagttttgatgtctgttatatgttgatattacaggATGGAAGGACACCATTAATGTGGGCCGCTGTGGGAGGACATCTGGAGGTAGTGACGTACCTCGTCACTCACGGCAGTCAGTTAGAGGCCACAGACAGGGTAATGTTAGATATAATCACCTTACTCTGACCAAACACCATTTTATacagaatctacacaaaatcatgttgttaatcagacaggtttaatggacaacaaatatttgttagaattatataaagtggggtctcattttattcgtaatACAGAATTGAATCAGatagtaaaggttttattttgtttcctgacgaaaaattattttgtaaacatctgattttaataaaaagttgatgagaacaagttgtgttaacatctttagttagataatgttaattctacagatctaatgtaaaacatcttttaaaaataacaaatacttgacagaattatataaagtggggtcttatttttcttgtcttttcgtactgaatcagaaaatataactcgtTTTAacgttttttgaaaaaaagtgtttttttaagctgacagttctgatggaagttctgacatctcacaataaaacatgttgtttatttgttgtttatgtagaatataactacaagtgtgactggtcattttattcagttttgaccactgattcatgtgatatatatttagtttatatttattacacaacattgtccagtttatgacacaagttttgatgtttgttatatgttgatattacagtTGGGAAGGACACCATTAATGTTGGCGGCTGTGGAAGGACACCTGGAGGTGGTGACGTACATCATCAGTCACGGCAGTCAGTTAGAGGCTACAGACACCTGGGTAATGATAGATGTAATCATCTTACTCTGACCAAACACCACTTTATacagaatctacacaaaattatgttgttaatcagacagatttaatggacaacaaatatttgttagaattatataaagtggggtctcattttattcgtaacacagaactgaatcagatagtaaaggttttattttgttttctgatgaaaaattattttgttaacatctgattttaatgagaagttgatgataaacaagttgtgttaacatctttagtcagataatgttaattctacagatctaatgtaaaacatcttttaaaaataacaaatacttgacagaattatataaagcggagtcttatttttcttgtttcttcgtactgaatcagaaaatataactcgtttttatgtttcttgaatttttttttttttttcactttgatCATTCTACtgaatcaatgttaatcagacagatttaatggacaacaaatatttgacagaattatataaagtggggtctcattttaattgtcttgtccagctgagtccattgatataaatattgtttatgtttcttgataaaagtttattttttaacctgacagttctgatggaagttctgacatctcacaataaaacatgttgtttatttgttgtttatgtagaatataaatacaagtgtgactggtcattttattcagttttgaccactgattcatgtgatatatattttgtttatatttattacacaacattgtccagtttatgaaacaagttttgatgtctgttatatgttgatattacagaTTGGAATGACACCATTAATGTGGGCCACTATGGGAGGACATCTGGAGGTAGTGACGTACCTCGTCAGTCACGGCAGTCAGTTAGAGGCCACAGACGAggtaatgatagatataatcaccTTACTCTGACAAAACACAACTTTATACAGAATCAACACAAAATCATcttgttaatcagacagatttaatggacaacaaatatttgttagaattatataaagtggggtctcattttattcgtaacacagaACAGAATCAGATAGTaagtaaaggttttattttgtttcctggcaaaacaatattttgtaaacatttgatttgaatgagaagttgatgagaacaagttgtgttaacatctttagtcagataatgttaattctacagatctaatgtaaaacatcttttaaaaataacaaatacctgacagaattatataaagtggggtcttattttcCTTGTCTCTTcctactgaatcagaaaatataacttgtTTCTATGTtacttgaaaaaagtatttttttttcaactttgatcTTTCTACTGCATCATTGTTAATCAGACGGGTTAAATGGAGACCTTATACTTGACAGAactatataaagtggggtcttatttttcttgtgtcttcgtactgaatcagaaattataacttgttttaatatttcttgaaaacagtttttttttcaactttgattATTCTACagaatcaacataaaatcatgttgttaatcagacatgTTAAGGCGAAGTGTATGTAATATAACTACTCAatggaatttttttaaattttagatatgGATTCTGCTAGTAAAAATACATCagaatatagaataaaaaaggGGGTAACCGTTTTCGTTTTCCAGATACAAGCTGTTGAAACTAACAGCATTATAAGCGAGAAATACAAAGGATGTATAGTAGAAATCATAAAAAACGGCAgatatttttacttaaaattattttctaattcgTTGgtcaatagaatattttttaaattcgaagttcgattaaaaaaaaacaacgaatCCATTGGTGCAAAGAAATTCCTTAGCAACCGTGCTGGTTTTCAAGCTATATTCtcttgaaatttgattttaagcGGAGAATTATAAAATATTCGGCGACGTTATTGATGTCTTCTGTAAAGTCACCACAAATTCTATTCTATAACGCTATTATACCCATTGTACCGTACAGTATTGTCATACAAATCGTGACTGTGGTTAACACATTTTCATAAGTATTGGAGATGCTAAAAAGATAAAAGCATAATGGGTTGACATGGTTGATAATGATACAAACTGAAAAATGTTTATGAGGAATATTTCTGATGCCAAAATAATGCAaattggtaaataaatatacttcAAGTGAAAGAAAGTTACTGTATAGACTTTAACTCCATCTTTTCTTGATTAGACAGGgttccacatctttttttatacgaccgcaaattgtgaaaaattttcgtcgtatattgctatcacgttggcgtcgtcgtcgtcgtcgtcgtccgaatacttttagttttcgcactctaactttagtaaaagtgaatagaaatctatgaaattttaacacaaggtttatgaccacaaaaggaaggttggtattgattttgggagttttggtcctaacattttaggaattaggggccaaaaagggcccaaataagcattttcttggttttcgcactataactttagtttaagttaatagaaatctatgaaattttaacacaaggtttatgaccacaaaagacaggttgggattgattttaggagttttggtttcaacagtttaggaattaggggccaaaaaagggcccaaataagcattattcttggtttttgcacaataactttagtttaagttaatagaaatcaatgaaatgtaaacacaatatttatgaccacaaaaggaagattggtattgattttgggagtttaggtcccaacagtttaggaattaggggccaaaaagggacccaaattagcatttttcttggttttcgcaccataacgttagtataagtgaatagaaatctatgaaattcaaacacaaggtgtatgaccatacaaggaaggttggtattgattttgggagttttggtcccaatagtttaggaattaggggcccaaagggtccaacattaaactttgtttgatttcatcaaaattgaataattggggttctttgatatgccgaatctaactgtgtatgtagattcttaactttagGTCAtcttttcaaattggtctacattaaggtccaaagggtccaaaattaaacttagtttgattttgacaaaaaatgaatcggttgggttctttgatatgttgaatctaaaagtattgtgcaatggcaagaaatatctagtttcacaatattgtgaaatagcaaattttttttttaattagagttatctttctttgtccagaacagtaagcaagaaatatcttattgcaagaatttttttttaattggagttatctttctttgtccagaatcaacttaaatctttgttatttaCAATCTattgtatattcactttttactaccaactgataaatttaaataatctttaccattcagtgataacaagcagtttttttcaCATCTTAATAttatatgatgtatttaaatgagtagttattgttgcaaactccattagaatattttaattgagattagtttttgaataagggaaaggggatgtgattaaaaaattgggttcaatttttctcatttgaaatttcataaataaaaagaaaatttcttcaaacatttttttgagaggattaatattcaacagcatagtgaattgctctaagagaaaacaaaaattttaagttcattagaacacattcattctgtgtcagaaacctatgctgtgtcaactatttaatcacaatccaaatttagagctgaatccagcttgaatgttgtgtccatacttgccccaaccgttcagggttcaacctctgcggtcgtataaagctacgccctgcggagcatctggttaaatatttgtattg
It contains:
- the LOC134684949 gene encoding protein TANC1-like encodes the protein MLILQDGRTPLMWAAVGGHLEVVTYLVTHGSQLEATDRLGRTPLMLAAVEGHLEVVTYIISHGSQLEATDTWIGMTPLMWATMGGHLEVVTYLVSHGSQLEATDEDGETALHCAAKYGRIDTTKWLIDQGCSPWMKSKKVTFSVHSYSVSLLTKNVYILN